A region from the Lolium perenne isolate Kyuss_39 chromosome 4, Kyuss_2.0, whole genome shotgun sequence genome encodes:
- the LOC127292544 gene encoding uncharacterized protein encodes MSSAAVKPELPLLPVAPLDGESGYLRWKESVLLRLHTLGLARALSEEYEPERPTVEKQRARERDDALCRGHILAMLSDRLLPLYAHHATAGAVWRAVGLTYDLDAGMDVFRYDEGTPLLENLARLQATLAAAGKLSQILMRCSIEFGGFPSEMAREVDKVPNVSMAGIWKIARRQVVSDRVGEVQRHARYTTDGQGSSSSDDSRPLKRVRQG; translated from the coding sequence ATGTCGTCGGCGGCGGTCAAGCCCGAGCTGCCTCTGCTCCCCGTGGCGCCGCTGGACGGAGAGAGCGGCTACCTCCGCTGGAAGGAGTCGGTGCTGCTCCGCCTCCACACCCTCGGCCTGGCGCGCGCGCTGTCCGAGGAGTATGAGCCGGAGCGTCCCACCGTCGAGAAGCAGCGGGCGCGCGAGCGCGACGACGCTCTGTGCCGCGGCCACATCCTCGCGATGCTCTCCGACCGCCTCCTCCCGTTGTACGCTCACCACGCCACCGCCGGTGCCGTCTGGCGCGCCGTGGGTCTCACCTACGATCTGGACGCGGGGATGGATGTGTTCCGGTACGATGAGGGCACGCCCCTCCTGGAGAACCTGGCGCGTCTGCAGGCCACCCTTGCCGCCGCCGGAAAACTCTCACAAATCTTGATGAGGTGCAGCATTGAGTTTGGTGGGTTCCCGTCGGAGATGGCACGGGAGGTTGACAAAGTTCCCAATGTAAGTATGGCCGGCATCTGGAAGATTGCTCGGCGGCAGGTGGTGTCGGACAGGGTGGGAGAGGTTCAACGGCACGCTCGTTATACGACAGACGGGCAAGGGAGCAGCTCCTCGGATGATTCTCGGCCCCTGAAACGGGTGAGACAGGGGTAA
- the LOC127292545 gene encoding WPP domain-associated protein: protein MEAIQPASDPITKVLSDRMNPLLNGSTIPDGWSVTSEDSLTPRLLSFKSNSSTESYFGGSGRALSQSNRHVSAPNAENNYMEYLDLMKLEVDSQLDKLKGDVTGLENYALPDSVYIIGTHLGMSLDVMLIEIDERFNALKLLLGVVFRQAREMVDLSNPSVSDLQWEHELQLEIISITIGECITGLQEELERKLYEQISVTNTMSKNWQEAVAQFAAMREDLSALSKLLFPSVPESHISHSKSEGSGRSSRWKYNIFGKKTKEDHASSRTEGSKSFRKQKSMVISEKSDFRHLNAMTKEETISYFKSEISKLKRVHESALLEKTEEIFKLKREKGSVALQNDVEFEPLRKKIPQIIARMDQIISKNIKAPGFCTTHHELDEKSRFSSRIDSLYYDNQHLRGLLADNMKDVKELSSQLSEASRDMSLQLSSEEELLRQIEKYKEEWEDLRIESDVRDGLYCTVTRSLLDDSMNNMHDAALSFDAKLSSLEAVISENEKALRSSNDENWKLREKITELEEEKECLFQEHQDDSEVIKQESAVSFDAKLSSLEAVISEKENALRLSKEENRKLNEKLAGLEKDCLFQEHQEDPEIIKQESAEMILRDIEVEPQTSPGRSHETPKQDLQYDELLKLNGSNMDYDGALTKNGQEKQLECILVSIMKLSKEFVQIEQKISTERTENRSEDLSDHCSHMVKQAVVLTKVGLWYKQMLEERRSELQKAEAKVVILGDKVNSHLSLLEKIYVTLDHYSPTLQKHPGLLDAFLKTCKLVAGLRSRHDEDETT, encoded by the exons atggaggcgaTCCAGCCAGCCAGCGATCCGATCACCAAG GTGTTGAGCGACAGAATGAACCCTCTGCTCAACGGATCCACCATCCCAGACGGCTGGTCTGTGACATCCGAAGACTCGCTGACACCGAGGTTGCTGTCCTTCAAGTCCAACTCCAGCACCGAGAGCTACTTTGGAGGGTCTGGAAGAGCGCTGTCACAATCAAACCGACACGTTTCCGCCCCAAATGCGGAGAACAACTACATGGAGTACTTGGATCTGATGAAACTGGAAGTCGATTCGCAGCTTGATAAGCTCAAGGGGGATGTGACAGGTCTGGAGAACTACGCCTTGCCGGACAGTGTCTACATAATCGGCACGCACCTGGGCATGTCTCTTGATGTGATGCTGATTGAGATAGATGAGAGGTTCAACGCACTGAAGCTGCTGCTGGGCGTCGTGTTCCGGCAAGCTAGGGAGATGGTTGACCTAAGTAACCCGTCCGTTTCTGATCTCCAGTGGGAGCATGAGTTGCAGTTGGAAATCATCAGCATTACCATCGGAGAATGCATTACTGGCTTGCAAGAGGAGCTAGAGAGGAAGCTGTATGAGCAAATTTCTGTCACAAACACCATGAGTAAGAACTGGCAGGAAGCAGTAGCTCAGTTTGCCGCGATGCGTGAAGACCTGAGTGCTCTTTCTAAGCTGCTGTTTCCTTCGGTACCAGAATCACATATTTCTCACAGTAAGAGTGAAGGTTCAGGTAGGAGTAGTAGGTGGAAGTACAATATATTCGGGAAGAAAACAAAGGAGGATCATGCTTCATCCCGCACCGAGGGAAGTAAGAGTTTCAGGAAACAGAAGTCCATGGTTATCTCAGAGAAATCTGACTTCCGCCATTTGAATGCTATGACGAAGGAAGAAACAATAAGCTATTTTAAGTCTGAGATAAGCAAGTTGAAGAGAGTGCATGAATCAGCCTTGCTAGAGAAGACAGAAGAGATCTTCAAACTGAAACGGGAGAAggggtctgttgctcttcaaaatGATGTGGAGTTTGAACCTTTAAGAAAGAAAATTCCACAGATCATCGCTAGAATGGACCAAATCATTTCCAAGAATATAAAAGCACCCGGATTTTGCACGACTCATCATGAACTCGATGAAAAGAGCAGATTTTCAAGCAGAATTGATTCTTTATACTACGACAATCAGCATCTTAGAGGTTTGCTTGCAGATAATATGAAGGATGTCAAGGAATTGTCATCTCAGCTGTCTGAAGCCAGTAGAGACATGTCTCTTCAATTATCTTCAGAAGAAGAGCTCTTGAGGCAAATCGAGAAATATAAAGAAGAGTGGGAGGACCTCCGAATTGAAAGCGATGTAAGGGATGGGCTATACTGTACTGTTACAAGAAGTTTACTTGATGATTCTATGAACAACATGCATGATGCTGCACTGAGCTTTGATGCAAAACTGTCTTCACTTGAAGCTGTGATCTCTGAAAATGAGAAGGCTTTGCGTTCGTCAAATGATGAAAATTGGAAGTTAAGGGAGAAGATAACAGAGCTAGAGGAAGAGAAAGAGTGTTTGTTCCAAGAGCATCAGGATGATTCAGAAGTAATCAAACAAGAGAGTGCAGTGAGTTTTGATGCAAAACTGTCTTCACTTGAGGCTGTGATCTCGGAAAAGGAGAATGCTTTGCGTTTGTCGAAAGAAGAAAATCGGAAATTAAATGAGAAGCTAGCAGGGCTAGAGAAAGATTGTTTGTTCCAAGAGCATCAGGAAGATCCAGAAATCATCAAGCAAGAGAGTGCCGAAATGATTCTGCGTGATATTGAGGTGGAGCCTCAAACATCACCAGGAAGATCACATGAGACTCCAAAGCAAGATTTGCAGTATGATGAACTTCTCAAACTGAACGGCTCAAATATGGACTACGATGGTGCTCTCACTAAGAATGGGCAAGAAAAGCAATTGGAGTGCATTTTGGTATCTATCATGAAGTTGTCAAAGGAGTTTGTGCAGATTGAGCAAAAAATTTCAACGGAAAGAACTGAAAACAG ATCAGAGGATTTGAGTGATCATTGCAGCCACATGGTCAAACAAGCCGTAGTACTAACAAAAGTAGGCCTCTGGTACAAAcaaatgcttgaagaaaggcgttCTGAGCTCCAAAAGGCTGAAGCTAAG GTTGTCATTTTGGGCGACAAGGTTAATTCACATTTGAGTCTTCTCGAGAAAATATATGTAACTCTTGATCACTACTCTCCCACGTTGCAGAAACATCCGGGG